A stretch of the Synergistaceae bacterium genome encodes the following:
- a CDS encoding transcriptional repressor, translating to MEDVLEDVLEDMKDGAREWRSQKLEIASFLREKGIRATLLRRKVLEILMEKGEPLSHMEIFEQLAQMKSVADRVTLYRTLAIFADFRVVHQVLGTDGTLRFCMHDPLHVGCPGNHPHFLCRVCGRMICLTDQALPRVEVPEGTVVEGKQLLLFGRCSRCRENSREDGRED from the coding sequence TTGGAGGACGTATTGGAGGACGTGTTGGAGGACATGAAAGACGGAGCCAGAGAATGGCGTTCGCAAAAGCTCGAAATCGCGTCTTTTCTCCGAGAAAAAGGAATAAGGGCAACACTGTTGCGACGAAAAGTTTTGGAAATTCTGATGGAAAAGGGAGAACCCCTTTCTCACATGGAGATTTTCGAGCAGCTTGCCCAAATGAAAAGCGTAGCGGATCGTGTTACCCTTTATCGGACTTTGGCGATTTTCGCGGATTTTCGCGTCGTCCATCAAGTTCTGGGAACGGACGGGACATTGCGGTTTTGTATGCACGATCCTCTTCATGTGGGTTGTCCAGGTAATCATCCTCATTTTTTATGCCGTGTGTGTGGACGCATGATCTGCCTCACAGACCAAGCGCTTCCTCGCGTCGAGGTTCCCGAGGGGACAGTGGTGGAAGGAAAACAGTTGTTGCTTTTCGGGCGCTGTTCTCGATGTCGGGAAAATTCTCGGGAAGACGGCCGAGAAGACTGA
- the mazG gene encoding nucleoside triphosphate pyrophosphohydrolase, whose translation MKRGEEHHFFDEVVSIIERLRAPGGCPWDREQKLSDLRAYIVEEAYELADAITEERMDKVLEEAGDLLLQIVFVASITQEAGVFGIQDVARVLRDKLIRRHPHVFGVSKEGVNAKEEGMNAEEGVNAKEEGVNAKMNSEQVLRNWERIKLEERKDKKEELSILAGVPKGLPPLLKAHRMQGKAAHVGFDWPKDDREPLFAKLDEEVDELRQATEANDKDAMEDELGDVLFMTVNLARHLNVNPDAALARACDKFAKRFQKVERDTENQGLQLSDCSLEELDALWKKAKENEVREHAN comes from the coding sequence TTGAAACGCGGCGAAGAGCACCATTTTTTTGACGAGGTTGTTTCGATCATAGAGCGTTTGAGAGCTCCGGGAGGATGTCCTTGGGATAGGGAGCAAAAACTTTCGGACTTGCGTGCCTATATTGTCGAGGAAGCCTACGAACTGGCGGACGCCATTACGGAAGAGCGCATGGATAAAGTGCTGGAGGAAGCGGGCGACCTTTTGCTCCAGATCGTTTTCGTCGCCTCCATCACCCAAGAGGCGGGAGTTTTCGGCATTCAGGACGTGGCGCGCGTTCTGCGCGACAAATTGATCCGGCGTCATCCCCATGTTTTCGGCGTTTCCAAAGAAGGCGTGAACGCGAAAGAAGAAGGCATGAACGCGGAAGAAGGCGTGAATGCAAAAGAAGAAGGCGTGAACGCAAAAATGAACAGCGAACAGGTTCTTCGCAACTGGGAGCGGATCAAATTAGAAGAGCGCAAAGACAAAAAAGAGGAACTGTCCATCTTGGCGGGAGTTCCAAAAGGGCTACCTCCGCTTTTGAAGGCCCATCGGATGCAAGGCAAAGCGGCTCATGTGGGTTTTGACTGGCCTAAAGATGACAGAGAACCGCTTTTTGCGAAGCTAGACGAGGAAGTGGATGAACTGAGACAGGCTACCGAAGCAAACGACAAAGACGCGATGGAAGACGAGCTAGGAGACGTGCTTTTCATGACGGTGAACTTGGCGAGGCATTTGAACGTCAACCCAGACGCCGCGTTGGCCAGGGCCTGCGACAAGTTCGCGAAACGGTTCCAGAAGGTGGAACGAGACACGGAAAACCAGGGACTTCAACTGAGTGATTGTTCGCTGGAAGAACTGGACGCGCTCTGGAAAAAAGCGAAGGAAAACGAAGTTCGAGAACATGCCAATTGA
- a CDS encoding PhoH family protein, which yields MGSDENTAEGVTTVRNMPSPWSESVEISGESAMLRLSGVNDENLEAIQERYPVNLVVRGCNIQVGGADKEPVRIVCDLIRQFSVVADKGYEVHVADVRYAMDALAEGHEPKLEALYSDIICATAKGKPIRAKTVGQRAYVKAMKNNDILFAIGPAGTGKTYLAVCEAVSMLKSGEVTRVVLVRPAVEAGESLGFLPGDLREKVEPYVRPLYDAFYDLLSPERFARYVDKGVIEIAPLAYMRGRTLNESFIILDEAQNTTPEQMKMFLTRLGFGSKAVITGDVTQIDLPSGKESGLNHVRAVLRGIKGIDFFDLTHADVVRHEIVQKVVQAYERYEQNKP from the coding sequence ATGGGATCGGATGAAAATACGGCTGAAGGCGTGACGACGGTTCGGAATATGCCGAGCCCTTGGTCCGAAAGCGTCGAGATATCTGGAGAGAGCGCGATGCTGCGCCTCTCCGGCGTCAACGATGAAAACTTGGAGGCCATACAGGAGCGCTATCCCGTCAACTTAGTCGTTCGTGGTTGCAATATTCAGGTGGGCGGAGCCGATAAAGAGCCAGTACGGATTGTGTGCGACTTGATACGCCAGTTTTCCGTGGTGGCCGACAAAGGTTATGAAGTACATGTCGCGGATGTGAGGTACGCAATGGACGCGTTGGCGGAGGGGCATGAGCCCAAATTGGAGGCCCTGTATTCGGATATTATCTGCGCCACGGCCAAGGGCAAGCCGATCAGGGCAAAGACCGTGGGACAACGCGCTTACGTGAAGGCGATGAAAAACAACGATATTCTCTTCGCCATAGGCCCCGCGGGAACGGGGAAGACGTACTTGGCGGTCTGCGAGGCGGTGTCGATGCTTAAATCAGGAGAGGTGACCCGTGTGGTTCTCGTGCGCCCAGCGGTAGAGGCCGGAGAGAGTCTGGGGTTTCTTCCTGGTGACCTGCGGGAGAAGGTTGAACCTTACGTCCGTCCCCTCTACGACGCTTTTTACGACCTACTCTCCCCCGAACGTTTCGCGCGGTACGTGGACAAGGGAGTCATCGAGATCGCCCCTTTGGCCTATATGAGAGGTAGGACTTTGAACGAGAGTTTTATTATTTTGGACGAGGCACAGAACACGACGCCGGAGCAGATGAAGATGTTTTTGACCCGGTTGGGCTTTGGATCGAAGGCCGTAATTACGGGGGATGTGACTCAGATTGACCTGCCCAGCGGTAAGGAATCGGGTTTGAACCACGTTCGGGCCGTGTTGCGGGGAATCAAGGGTATTGACTTTTTCGATCTGACCCACGCGGATGTGGTACGGCACGAAATCGTTCAAAAAGTGGTGCAGGCCTATGAGCGTTATGAGCAGAATAAACCATAA
- a CDS encoding pyruvate carboxylase subunit B, whose amino-acid sequence MIMETALRDAHQSLIATRMRTEDMVPVLEIMDEVGYYSMEMWGGATFDSCMRFLDEDPWERLRIIRKHIKKTKLQMLLRGQNLVGYRHYADDAVREFVKRTVANGMDIIRIFDALNDLRNMEIAADQVKKEGAHLQMCIAYTLSPVHTLDAFAELAHQMTQMGADSIAIKDMAGLLNPVDCVSLVKTIKAKTSVPIQLHSHYTSGMASMAYYAGLEAGASIVDTAISPFSMGTSQPPTESLVAALAGGPLDTGIKLENLVPVAEYFKKLREKYSNLIADIGGVDINILRYQIPGGMYSNLVNQLKGQNALDKLEDVMQEIPIVRKAMGYPPLVTPTSQIVGTQATLNVLTGQRWKVIPKEVKQYFLGYYGTAPAPLDPEVQKLAIGDETPITCRPGEKIAPEMEEARKASAVWALQPEDALTWIMFPQVAKDFLPQKYARATKRDIGLNELVAESAYPV is encoded by the coding sequence ATGATTATGGAGACGGCGTTGCGGGATGCCCATCAGTCACTGATTGCGACCCGTATGCGCACGGAGGACATGGTTCCTGTGCTGGAAATCATGGACGAAGTGGGCTACTACTCCATGGAAATGTGGGGAGGAGCTACCTTCGACAGTTGTATGCGCTTCCTGGACGAAGACCCTTGGGAACGGCTCCGGATTATCCGCAAACACATCAAGAAGACGAAACTTCAGATGCTCCTTCGGGGCCAGAACTTGGTGGGTTACCGCCACTACGCAGACGACGCCGTGCGGGAGTTCGTCAAGCGCACCGTCGCGAACGGAATGGATATCATCCGCATTTTCGACGCCCTGAACGACCTGCGCAACATGGAGATCGCGGCGGATCAGGTGAAAAAAGAGGGCGCGCACCTACAGATGTGCATCGCCTATACCCTGTCCCCCGTCCACACGTTGGATGCTTTCGCGGAACTGGCTCATCAAATGACCCAGATGGGCGCCGATTCCATCGCCATCAAGGACATGGCGGGCTTGCTGAACCCTGTAGACTGCGTCAGCCTGGTCAAAACCATCAAGGCCAAGACCTCCGTCCCCATTCAGCTCCACTCTCACTACACCAGCGGAATGGCGTCTATGGCTTATTACGCCGGCCTCGAAGCGGGGGCCTCCATAGTGGACACCGCTATTTCCCCCTTTTCTATGGGAACGAGCCAGCCCCCTACGGAATCGTTGGTGGCGGCTCTGGCGGGAGGTCCTTTGGATACGGGGATCAAGCTCGAAAACCTCGTTCCCGTGGCGGAGTACTTCAAAAAACTCCGGGAGAAGTACAGCAATCTGATTGCGGACATCGGTGGCGTCGACATCAATATTCTCCGTTACCAAATTCCAGGAGGCATGTACTCAAACCTGGTGAACCAGCTCAAAGGGCAAAACGCCCTCGACAAGCTGGAGGACGTGATGCAGGAAATCCCCATCGTGCGTAAGGCTATGGGTTATCCTCCCCTGGTGACCCCTACCAGCCAGATCGTGGGAACCCAAGCCACATTGAACGTTCTGACGGGCCAGAGATGGAAGGTCATTCCCAAAGAGGTCAAGCAGTACTTCCTGGGCTACTATGGCACAGCCCCGGCGCCTCTAGATCCAGAGGTTCAAAAATTGGCCATAGGAGACGAAACGCCCATTACATGTAGACCAGGGGAAAAAATCGCGCCAGAGATGGAGGAGGCCCGTAAAGCGTCTGCCGTCTGGGCGTTGCAGCCGGAGGACGCTTTGACTTGGATTATGTTCCCCCAAGTGGCGAAAGACTTCCTGCCCCAAAAATACGCGCGGGCAACCAAGAGGGACATAGGGCTGAACGAATTGGTGGCTGAAAGCGCCTATCCCGTGTGA
- the modB gene encoding molybdate ABC transporter permease subunit, with protein MSPFFLIPLSLTLKVAGSATVVALLLAVPFAFAVSKRRIPFKKGIDSLCTLPMVLPPTVVGYYLLLLFGRNGPLGRPLGTLGIRLVFTWQGAAVAAAVAAFPLIYRSARAAFEGVNPQIEEAARDLGASEFQVFWHVSLPLANRGIVAGCMLAFARAMGEFGATMMLAGNLPGKTQTLSLAIYTATQAGNSAGAIQLTLFTSVVCVALLWGAERLLKA; from the coding sequence ATGTCCCCCTTTTTTCTCATTCCCCTTTCCCTCACCTTAAAAGTTGCAGGCAGCGCCACTGTCGTGGCGCTTTTATTGGCCGTCCCCTTCGCGTTTGCCGTCTCCAAGCGACGCATTCCCTTCAAAAAGGGAATTGATTCCTTATGCACTTTGCCGATGGTCCTGCCTCCGACGGTAGTAGGATATTACCTTCTGCTCTTATTCGGGCGCAACGGTCCCTTGGGACGGCCGTTGGGTACTTTGGGCATTCGACTCGTGTTCACTTGGCAGGGAGCGGCCGTCGCTGCGGCAGTGGCCGCTTTTCCCTTGATCTACCGCTCCGCTCGTGCTGCCTTCGAGGGGGTCAATCCCCAGATTGAGGAAGCCGCGCGCGATTTGGGGGCCTCCGAGTTCCAGGTTTTCTGGCACGTTTCTTTGCCGCTGGCTAACCGAGGTATTGTTGCGGGGTGTATGCTGGCCTTTGCCCGGGCGATGGGCGAGTTCGGAGCGACCATGATGCTCGCCGGCAACCTGCCCGGCAAGACCCAGACCCTTTCCCTGGCTATCTACACGGCGACCCAAGCGGGCAACAGCGCGGGGGCCATCCAATTGACCCTTTTCACCTCGGTGGTTTGCGTGGCGCTTCTGTGGGGCGCGGAGCGTCTGTTGAAGGCGTGA
- a CDS encoding magnesium transporter CorA family protein: protein MISVLRTRIHSKISGHEELTLDNLRPGSWINTIAPTRQELEDIARLTSVPLDFLTAATDVEESSRIDFEEADEDSGHTACMLLVINIPKHPQGFGFDTLPLGIVVTSDIFITVCLEENSVLPGPKGGISGFCTWKRTQFLLQILYKTAATYLQYINEINRMSDRIENALRQSMKNEELFKLMDLEKGMIFFTGALRSNRVAVDKLVRTLHNVQFQKLVKMREEDEDLLEDVIVEYDQAYDMVRVYSDVLGGMMDAFASIISNNLNIVMKFLASMTIIISIPTVVSSFWGMNVGVPWGETRYGFMGVMALAVGLSGIAAYWLWKKRMF from the coding sequence TTGATTTCGGTACTGAGAACGCGTATACACAGTAAAATTTCAGGACACGAGGAACTAACGCTGGATAACTTGCGGCCGGGAAGTTGGATCAATACTATCGCACCCACACGGCAGGAGCTGGAGGACATCGCCCGATTGACCTCCGTTCCTCTGGACTTTCTGACGGCCGCCACGGACGTGGAGGAGTCCAGCCGCATCGACTTCGAGGAGGCAGATGAAGACAGTGGACACACCGCCTGTATGCTTTTGGTCATCAACATCCCGAAACATCCCCAAGGTTTCGGCTTCGACACATTGCCCTTGGGCATCGTCGTCACGAGTGACATTTTCATTACGGTTTGCCTGGAGGAGAACAGCGTTCTACCCGGACCGAAGGGTGGTATCAGCGGCTTCTGTACATGGAAGCGCACCCAGTTTCTCCTGCAAATCCTCTACAAAACGGCGGCGACCTATCTCCAATACATCAACGAAATAAACCGCATGTCCGACCGCATCGAGAACGCTCTTCGCCAATCGATGAAAAATGAGGAGCTTTTCAAGCTCATGGATCTGGAGAAAGGCATGATCTTTTTCACAGGCGCTCTGCGAAGTAACCGAGTAGCTGTGGATAAGCTGGTGCGGACTCTGCACAACGTTCAGTTCCAGAAGCTGGTCAAAATGCGGGAGGAGGACGAAGACCTGTTGGAGGACGTCATCGTGGAATACGATCAAGCCTACGATATGGTGCGGGTCTACAGCGATGTTCTGGGGGGCATGATGGACGCTTTTGCCTCGATCATCTCGAACAACTTGAACATTGTGATGAAGTTTTTGGCCTCGATGACGATCATCATCTCGATTCCCACGGTCGTCTCCAGCTTCTGGGGCATGAACGTGGGGGTTCCCTGGGGCGAGACGCGGTATGGGTTTATGGGGGTCATGGCGCTGGCCGTGGGGCTCAGCGGGATCGCCGCCTATTGGCTCTGGAAAAAACGCATGTTTTGA